One window of Hoplias malabaricus isolate fHopMal1 chromosome 16, fHopMal1.hap1, whole genome shotgun sequence genomic DNA carries:
- the ifi44g gene encoding interferon-induced protein 44 isoform X1 — protein MSFTFPSTDSTSSQAFKGNKKVKNDSVTAEDKEETPGSACFVVGRSIFSQTNKSLVRNRASREETKVDAAPVPVFGGLSFSTPLLETPWRNVTWTKEAKEALMDMVKSYKPPKSNLLESRVLLLGPVGAGKSSFISSVQSVFSGRVLNRAMVGSSTSTSFTKKLQSFKISAGCDSTTALVLCDLMGFGEGEASGLTLHDALSVIQGHVPEGHQFSPEQPVKSETPGFINKPRLEEKVHCVVFVVDASKLKNYPKGLSTTFRNLREHISNMGVHQVALLTHVDEVCKETAQDVTCVYKSPIIQQLMATAGTLLGMAVSYIVPVRNYSSQLQLDESCDILLLNAVDHILQYVNLYFQDSLSTYRPLAL, from the exons ATGAGTTTTACATTTCCATCGACGGACTCAACTAGCAGCCAGGCTTTCAAAGGTAATAAGAAAG TGAAAAATGACTCTGTCACAGCAGAGGACAAAGAGGAGACACCTGGATCCGCCTGCTTCGTTGTGGGACGATCTATATTTTCTCAAACAAACAAGTCACTGGTTAGAAACAGAGCATCCAGAGAAGAAACGAAAGTGGATGCAGCGCCTGTGCCAGTATTTGGaggat TAAGTTTCTCGACTCCTCTGCTTGAGACCCCTTGGAGAAATGTGACCTGGACCAAGGA AGCCAAGGAGGCACTGATGGACATGGTGAAGTCGTACAAACCACCCAAGAGTAATCTCCTCGAATCCAGGGTTCTGCTGCTGGGTCCAGTTGGTGCGGGCAAGTCAAGTTTTATCAGTTCTGTGCAGTCTGTCTTCTCTGGACGGGTCTTAAACCGGGCCATGGTTGGGTCGTCCACTTCCACAAGCTTCACGAAAAAG CTGCAGTCCTTCAAAATCAGCGCGGGTTGTGACAGCACCACGGCTCTGGTTTTGTGTGATCTGATGGGTTTTGGAGAAGGAGAAGCTTCTGGACTCACTCTTCATGATGCTCTTAGTGTCATTCAAGGACATGTTCCTGAGGGACATCAG TTCAGCCCTGAGCAACCGGTCAAATCAGAGACTCCAGGCTTCATAAATAAACCCAGGCTCGAAGAGAAAGTTcactgtgtggtgtttgtggtggatgcctcaaaactcaaaaattATCCCAAGGGACTGAGCACCACTTTCCGGAATCTAAGAGAACACATCAGCAACATGG GTGTGCACCAAGTGGCTTTGCTGACTCATGTGGATGAGGTGTGCAAAGAAACTGCTCAGGACGTCACCTGTGTTTACAAGAGCCCCATAATTCAGCAGCTG ATGGCGACGGCTGGAACACTGCTGGGAATGGCCGTATCTTACATCGTTCCAGTGAGAAACTACTCCTCACAGCTCCAGCTTGATGAAAGCTGTGATATTTTACTGCTCAATGCTGTTGACCACATTTTGCAGTATGTAAATCTGTACTTCCAGGACAGTCTTTCAACTTATAGACCATTAGCTCTGTAG
- the mfsd14a1 gene encoding MFSD14 family MFS transporter: MTQSKKKKRVNRSLLLAKKIIIKDGGAPQVFGSPTVYHAVIVIFLEFFAWGLLTAPTLVVLHETFPKHTFLMNGLIQGVKGLLSFLSAPLIGALSDVWGRKSFLLLTVFFTCAPIPLMKISPWWYFAVISVSGVFAVTFSVVFAYVADITQEHERSMAYGLVSATFAASLVTSPAIGAYLSRTYGDSLVVVLASAIAMLDICFILVAVPESLPEKMRPASWGAPISWEQADPFASLRKVGQDSTVLLICITVFLSYLPEAGQYSSFFLYLGQIMRFSPESVAAFIAVLGLLSIVAQTVVLSLLMRSIGNKNTILLGLGFQILQLAWYGFGSEPWMMWAAGAVAAMSSITFPAVSALVSRTADPDQQGVGQGMVTGIRGLCNGLGPALYGFIFYIFHVELDEVPDTGTNVEHHSQLHQQSAIIPGPPFLFGACSVLLALLVALFIPEHTHLGPRSGSWKKHTSPHGHSHSPQPPGEAKEPLLQDTNV; this comes from the exons ATGACACAGAGCAAAAAGAAGAAGCGGGTGAATCGCAGTCTGCTGCTGGCCAAGAAAATCATAATCAAAGACGGAGGAGCG CCTCAGGTTTTCGGCTCCCCCACGGTTTACCATGCTGTCATCGTCATCTTTCTGGAGTTTTTTGCTTGGGGCTTGCTGACCGCACCTACGCTGGTG GTCCTTCATGAGACGTTCCCGAAGCACACGTTTTTGATGAATGGACTCATACAGGGAGTTAAG GGTTTATTGTCCTTTCTGAGCGCCCCTCTGATCGGTGCCCTCTCAGATGTTTGGGGCAGAAAGtccttcctcctcctcacaGTCTTCTTCACATGTGCTCCCATCCCTCTGATGAAGATCAGCCCATG GTGGTATTTTGCAGTTATCTCAGTTTCAGGGGTGTTTGCCGTGACCTTCTCTGTAGTTTTTGCATATGTGGCGGACATCACACAGGAGCATGAGCGCAGCATGGCGTACGGGCTG GTTTCGGCCACGTTTGCGGCGAGTTTAGTGACCAGTCCGGCGATCGGGGCTTATCTGAGCAGAACGTATGGAGACAGTCTTGTGGTCGTTTTGGCGTCAGCCATCGCCATGTTGGACATCTGCTTCATCCTAGTAGCCGTCCCCGAGTCTCTGCCGGAGAAAATGAGACCCGCCTCCTGGGGAGCCCCCATCTCCTGGGAGCAGGCAGATCCTTTTGCT TCCCTGAGGAAGGTGGGCCAGGACTCCACGGTGCTGCTGATCTGTATCACAGTGTTCCTCTCGTATCTCCCAGAGGCCGGACAGTACTCCAGCTTCTTCCTGTATCTGGGACAG ATAATGAGATTCTCCCCTGAAAGTGTTGCTGCTTTCATAGCTGTACTAGGATTGCTTTCAATTGTTGCACAG actGTAGTGTTAAGTTTACTAATGCGTTCCATTGGGAACAAGAACACAATCCTGCTGGGGCTAGGCTTCCAGATCCTGCAGCTCGCCTGGTATGGGTTCGGATCAGAACCGTG GATGATGTGGGCGGCTGGTGCCGTCGCTGCGATGTCGAGCATCACGTTTCCTGCAGTCAGTGCTCTGGTCTCCCGCACCGCCGACCCAGACCAGCAAG GTGTGGGGCAGGGGATGGTCACTGGGATCCGAGGACTCTGTAACGGACTCGGACCTGCGCTCTACGGCTTCATCTTCTACATCTTTCACGTGGAGCTGGATGAAGTTCCTGACACTGGAACCAATGTAGAGCatcactctcagctccaccagCAG agtgcaaTAATCCCTGGGCCTCCATTCCTGTTTGGTGCATGCTCTGTGCTGCTGGCCCTCCTGGTGGCGCTGTTTATCCCTGAACACACTCACCTGGGCCCTCGCTCGGGCAGCTGGAAAAAACACACATCCCCTCACGGTCACTCCCACAGCCCCCAGCCTCCGGGAGAGGCCAAAGAGCCGCTGCTGCAGGACACCAACGTCTGA
- the ifi44g gene encoding interferon-induced protein 44 isoform X2, protein MSFTFPSTDSTSSQAFKVKNDSVTAEDKEETPGSACFVVGRSIFSQTNKSLVRNRASREETKVDAAPVPVFGGLSFSTPLLETPWRNVTWTKEAKEALMDMVKSYKPPKSNLLESRVLLLGPVGAGKSSFISSVQSVFSGRVLNRAMVGSSTSTSFTKKLQSFKISAGCDSTTALVLCDLMGFGEGEASGLTLHDALSVIQGHVPEGHQFSPEQPVKSETPGFINKPRLEEKVHCVVFVVDASKLKNYPKGLSTTFRNLREHISNMGVHQVALLTHVDEVCKETAQDVTCVYKSPIIQQLMATAGTLLGMAVSYIVPVRNYSSQLQLDESCDILLLNAVDHILQYVNLYFQDSLSTYRPLAL, encoded by the exons ATGAGTTTTACATTTCCATCGACGGACTCAACTAGCAGCCAGGCTTTCAAAG TGAAAAATGACTCTGTCACAGCAGAGGACAAAGAGGAGACACCTGGATCCGCCTGCTTCGTTGTGGGACGATCTATATTTTCTCAAACAAACAAGTCACTGGTTAGAAACAGAGCATCCAGAGAAGAAACGAAAGTGGATGCAGCGCCTGTGCCAGTATTTGGaggat TAAGTTTCTCGACTCCTCTGCTTGAGACCCCTTGGAGAAATGTGACCTGGACCAAGGA AGCCAAGGAGGCACTGATGGACATGGTGAAGTCGTACAAACCACCCAAGAGTAATCTCCTCGAATCCAGGGTTCTGCTGCTGGGTCCAGTTGGTGCGGGCAAGTCAAGTTTTATCAGTTCTGTGCAGTCTGTCTTCTCTGGACGGGTCTTAAACCGGGCCATGGTTGGGTCGTCCACTTCCACAAGCTTCACGAAAAAG CTGCAGTCCTTCAAAATCAGCGCGGGTTGTGACAGCACCACGGCTCTGGTTTTGTGTGATCTGATGGGTTTTGGAGAAGGAGAAGCTTCTGGACTCACTCTTCATGATGCTCTTAGTGTCATTCAAGGACATGTTCCTGAGGGACATCAG TTCAGCCCTGAGCAACCGGTCAAATCAGAGACTCCAGGCTTCATAAATAAACCCAGGCTCGAAGAGAAAGTTcactgtgtggtgtttgtggtggatgcctcaaaactcaaaaattATCCCAAGGGACTGAGCACCACTTTCCGGAATCTAAGAGAACACATCAGCAACATGG GTGTGCACCAAGTGGCTTTGCTGACTCATGTGGATGAGGTGTGCAAAGAAACTGCTCAGGACGTCACCTGTGTTTACAAGAGCCCCATAATTCAGCAGCTG ATGGCGACGGCTGGAACACTGCTGGGAATGGCCGTATCTTACATCGTTCCAGTGAGAAACTACTCCTCACAGCTCCAGCTTGATGAAAGCTGTGATATTTTACTGCTCAATGCTGTTGACCACATTTTGCAGTATGTAAATCTGTACTTCCAGGACAGTCTTTCAACTTATAGACCATTAGCTCTGTAG
- the ifi44g gene encoding interferon-induced protein 44 isoform X3, whose protein sequence is MSFTFPSTDSTSSQAFKGNKKEDKEETPGSACFVVGRSIFSQTNKSLVRNRASREETKVDAAPVPVFGGLSFSTPLLETPWRNVTWTKEAKEALMDMVKSYKPPKSNLLESRVLLLGPVGAGKSSFISSVQSVFSGRVLNRAMVGSSTSTSFTKKLQSFKISAGCDSTTALVLCDLMGFGEGEASGLTLHDALSVIQGHVPEGHQFSPEQPVKSETPGFINKPRLEEKVHCVVFVVDASKLKNYPKGLSTTFRNLREHISNMGVHQVALLTHVDEVCKETAQDVTCVYKSPIIQQLMATAGTLLGMAVSYIVPVRNYSSQLQLDESCDILLLNAVDHILQYVNLYFQDSLSTYRPLAL, encoded by the exons ATGAGTTTTACATTTCCATCGACGGACTCAACTAGCAGCCAGGCTTTCAAAGGTAATAAGAAAG AGGACAAAGAGGAGACACCTGGATCCGCCTGCTTCGTTGTGGGACGATCTATATTTTCTCAAACAAACAAGTCACTGGTTAGAAACAGAGCATCCAGAGAAGAAACGAAAGTGGATGCAGCGCCTGTGCCAGTATTTGGaggat TAAGTTTCTCGACTCCTCTGCTTGAGACCCCTTGGAGAAATGTGACCTGGACCAAGGA AGCCAAGGAGGCACTGATGGACATGGTGAAGTCGTACAAACCACCCAAGAGTAATCTCCTCGAATCCAGGGTTCTGCTGCTGGGTCCAGTTGGTGCGGGCAAGTCAAGTTTTATCAGTTCTGTGCAGTCTGTCTTCTCTGGACGGGTCTTAAACCGGGCCATGGTTGGGTCGTCCACTTCCACAAGCTTCACGAAAAAG CTGCAGTCCTTCAAAATCAGCGCGGGTTGTGACAGCACCACGGCTCTGGTTTTGTGTGATCTGATGGGTTTTGGAGAAGGAGAAGCTTCTGGACTCACTCTTCATGATGCTCTTAGTGTCATTCAAGGACATGTTCCTGAGGGACATCAG TTCAGCCCTGAGCAACCGGTCAAATCAGAGACTCCAGGCTTCATAAATAAACCCAGGCTCGAAGAGAAAGTTcactgtgtggtgtttgtggtggatgcctcaaaactcaaaaattATCCCAAGGGACTGAGCACCACTTTCCGGAATCTAAGAGAACACATCAGCAACATGG GTGTGCACCAAGTGGCTTTGCTGACTCATGTGGATGAGGTGTGCAAAGAAACTGCTCAGGACGTCACCTGTGTTTACAAGAGCCCCATAATTCAGCAGCTG ATGGCGACGGCTGGAACACTGCTGGGAATGGCCGTATCTTACATCGTTCCAGTGAGAAACTACTCCTCACAGCTCCAGCTTGATGAAAGCTGTGATATTTTACTGCTCAATGCTGTTGACCACATTTTGCAGTATGTAAATCTGTACTTCCAGGACAGTCTTTCAACTTATAGACCATTAGCTCTGTAG